A window of Numenius arquata chromosome 10, bNumArq3.hap1.1, whole genome shotgun sequence genomic DNA:
GGCACCACAAGTTACCAAACTTCCTTGAGAGACACTGCCATCCTCTGAGTCAAGCCACACAGGCTAGGAAAGCAGCACTGGAAAGCCTGAAGCCCACACATCTTATTTAGGGAAATCACTAGCAGAGGTAAAGTTCGAGCCATTTGTTCTGGGTTAAATGTTTCCAAGGCAAAAACTAAGCATGTTCCTTCCCCTTGCCACAAGGTTGCAGACGCTGCCAGGGACAGAAGACCTCAACACCAACACCAACTGGCCCATCCGGTGAATGCACCATGGCTGCACCCGAGGGGACAGGAAAGCAGGATGAATGTACAGATATCCCAGGCTGATGGAGGAGAGGTGGTCTCGAACACGTAGTGGGGTTCAGAGGCAGACAATGCTGCAGTGCTACCTACTGGGAAACAGTGTTTCAGCTCAAGATCTTGCCAGCTGCTTCCAGAGCCATTGTCTTCTGGGATTGCCACAGAACGCAACTAGAAACAGGTCCTAGAAACAAGCATGTCCTCACAGAcaaaggggaggaaagaggaaaagaggaatgcAGAGCATACCAGCAGATTTCCCTCCCCAAGCACATCTTTCTCTCACCCTGCAGTGGCACACGGGGAGCAGGGGTTGGATATATTACAATGCATGCCAGAAGAAAAGATCACCTGGCTAGCACTGCTCATGAGTCAAAAGCCCTGCAACACAGCAAAGCGTGGCCAGCAATGAGAGGACCAGCAACAGTCTCCCAACCACAGCTGTTGCAAAAACACACGAGGCATATCCTGCTTCCTCTTGGAGCAGTGATGCCTCGCCTACTTTGCAGCTGAGGTGTCAAACATCTGATCTGCTCCACAGTGAGGTCCCTTTGCTCTTATCTTCCCCTTCACTCTGCCAGCAAGGCAGAGCAGTGGAAATTCAGCCCCCTTTTCCTGGAGAAAAGACCTACAGGGCAAAGATTGCCCAGCTCTGTTCCCAACCAGCTGCTCGGAGGTGCTACACACACTCTGAAATCTGGTTTAGGATGCAAGGTGAGACTCAGCTGCCCAGCTGAAACATACTACAGTCAGTCACAGGCAGCCAGCGTGAGGCTCTTGCTTGGAGTTACAGAAGCCCTTTAGAGATTGCTTGCTCCAAGTCGTTATCTAGTGCCACTGCCTACAGGAAAGAAGAACATTATGGCTATACAGATCCTATTCAAATAACCCATTCCACACCAAACCACTCTTTGCCACGCCTTGCCCTGAGCAGGAACACGCAACCTCCACTGGCCAAGGAGAGCCCACTCCAATGGAATCCTTAAGGAGAGTTAAAATAGTGCCAGTAAAAACCTGCCTCGGAGTCCACAAAGCAAAGCTTCATCAGCAGGACAAAGGAAACCTCTTCGCTTGGCCTCAGTAAGGAGCACTGGGGAATGAGCAGTGTGCAGCAACATAGTACTCAAAGCCACATCTCCCACTTCCAGAGCAATACTTGCTAAATAATTGCACCTACTGCGGAAGGCTTTCCTGGTGTCTGTCTTTTAATATTCCAGTATAGGTATGTTAGTACAGGATTAACCCTCATTTGGAAGCACCAATTTAAtaggggaagaaagagaagaggcagAGTACTTGCAATGTGTTGCTAGAAGAAAATCAACCCAACTGCCACCTATACACAAGATGTGCATGAATGCGCTGCAtctgccccaccagcacagggCAACATCCCCATTCACAGCTGGGCCAGCTGTTGAGCTACACCAGGTATTTTTCTACCTCTGTCAGCCAGTGCTTTCCTTTGCTCTGAGGTGGCTTTCTCCAGAGGTCTGCGGGGCCTCCTGTGAAGGAAGGCTGGTTTCTTGGGCAGTCCTCAGATTGGCTTGCTGGAAGGCACAGGAATCCAGAAACATGTTGGGGATGCGGTCACCAAAATACAGCTTGCTGTTGGCAGCTATTGCTTGGTATTTTATTAGTTCCAGATACTCAGGAGTAAGTTTCagctacaaaaaaagaaaccagagacTGTAAGAGACAACCTTCTGGGCTTCATTACATTTCATCTCAGGCAGCTGCTTCCTGGGATGTGGGCTGTTAAATGAAGTGTTTTTCCAGTGCTGCCCACCTGAACCTTATCTCCTGTGCAGAGGAAAAGAGTAAGCAAGTCCTCTTCTGACCAGCTTTCAAGTGCTCACCTTGTTGGAATCAGCCAGCTTCCGAGCAGTGTAGTACTCCGCATCAGCTTTGGCTTTCTCTCTTGCTAGGAACGCAGCGTCTAACACAGCAACAGAGGACAGACAGGAAAACAAGCGTTAGCTCTATCACACTGAGCACCTGAGGCTGTCCTATGGGGATGAGCTGACCCAGGTGTGCCTGTGTACCTGCACTGCTGGCTTCTTGGAGAGGTACCTGCAAAGGGGAGGAACGACCCCAGTAAATAACCTTGCGCTACTGCACCCTTTATTATTTTTGCAGGATGGTGAGTGATGCTTGTCAGCCCAGTTCTGAGGTTCTTCTACCTGCTGCCACCCTTAGCTGAAAGATGACCCCAGCAACATGGTAGCACCACAGTTACCTTCAATTTCAGAAATTCGCTTCTCCGTTTCCTTCTCCATAATCTTCTGTTGATAGTGAATCCTGGCCACCTGAGCAGCCTTCTCTGCCTCTGCAATCACAACAGGCTCAGCTCAGACAATCGCTTCTCAGGGCTTGAGCATCAGAACCCTGACCCCAGCACCTGGCCGCAGAATCTGCCATGCAGGTAAGTtgctctctgctgcctccctttCTGCTCGGATCCCACAGCGCCAGTTTATACTCCAAGCAATAGTTATAGGAAGAAAGCACAGCACTAATGTTTCTAGAGTTGCACTGGCTGACATCCCTTTTACAAGCATAAgtccccccagcacagggacatTAAGGTTCAAGCCCAAGCAGCTTTTTGGCAGATCTGTCACCTCTTGGCCTGCTGTAGCAGGAGCTTCGCTGTAAGGCAGAGGTGTTCGCTGCTCTGCTGCtatggggaaggaggtgggacaTAGCAACAGCAGCACAAACACTCATTTTTTCTAAATGACTGTTGGTGCAGCCTGGATGTGCCTCCTTCAGGGAAGCTGTCAGCAATGAAAGACAACGTCCTACCCCACCTTACTAGGGGACGCATGAATGGAAATTCAGTCTGGCCACTGTCCACTAGTGCTCCCAGCTGGTAACATACCAATAAGCGCTTTCTTCCGGTCTGTCTCTGCCTCCTTCTCTActaccttctgcttctgggctgcGATCAGCAGCTTGGTCTTCTCAGCCTCCCTGCAGGGCGAGAAACAATATCACAAGGAAacagagctggggagcagctctgcaaacCAGGGCATGAGAGGCCAGGGGGACGAGAAGCCGACCAGTTGCCAGCATCATGTCTTCACAGCCCAGCCATGAGGACTAGCTCTATCTTCAGCTGTATGAGCGCATGTGTAaccagcaggttgaaggaagTGATTACTCTCTTTATTTGGTACTGGTAAGGCTGCATCTGGATGCTATATAGAGTTTGAGGCCCTCAGGACAAGGCGAGTTCAGTGCAGGGCTACTGCAGATGTGGGGTGGAGGCCACAGCattgaggagaggctgggggagctggtgtTGCTTAGCCAGACCCAATGGCATTTTCTCCTGCCCAAAGGGGTCCCCGAGGCTCTGGGGCTGGACTCTGCTCGGAGGGGCACAGCGAGAGCCCCAGGGGCACCAGtacagctggaacacaggaaaccCCGTTCAGCCCCAAGGGAACGGCCTGTCCCCATGTGAGCAGGGCATTCCGACAGGGCCCAAAGCAGTGGAGGATGCCCCAACTCGCTCAGACACGGCTCCCGCTGACCTGCTGCGGCTGCAACGTTGGATCTGCTGTCCAAGCCCTTTCCCAAAGATCTCCATGAATATGCATCAGACTAAAATCTGTTTGCAATTTTGTGAGTTTGCTGGAGGGGAACTTATGGATGAGACatccagacccctgagccctgaATTGAGATTACGAGTCTTCTACAGGTGTCTACATCAGTGCCCTCTCTACATAAATGAGTAGGAACATATCCTTGATACAGACTCTGTACAGCTTAACAACCATCTTTGTGAAAGGTTGAAAGGCTTCAAGGTCAAAGAGCTATTGAAATAGAGAAACAGAATGAACAAGTGCACACAGTCAAGCACACACTGTCTAGAGCCCACCTCTCACCTTCTGAGCACCAGGTAAGAGCTTTCTAATAGCATTATACCTGTGCTGGACCTTCAAGACCAATTCATACACTTTTGTATACTCACATTAGCTCAAAATTTCTCCGGATTGCTTCTGGAATTTTAGGTTTTGTAACACGCACGGCCTACGAAAAAAGAAGTGCATTTGAAGTTAAACATTTTGACGTAAGCTGAGCTGCATAACTAAGAAATGTCTTTGCAAAACCAGCTGTAGTGCTCTGGACAACTCCACATTGATCCAAGACAACATATAATGGTTCCCAATCCTCTTGTGCAACACGGCTGAGCACAGTCACTCTCACTGAGGGGCCTTACATTGGTATTTCCTGTCTTTGCTCCTTTTATGGCACCTAAGTGATCACGTAAGGCCTGTGGAATAGACTGCTAAAGAGGTCCACCACCTTTGTTAGAAGAAACTTAGTTCTCCACTCCAAAAACTCTTCAAACATCACCAGACAACACTTCCCAAAGTACTGCTCAAGAATGGGACTCATGAAcctgaaaaaattaaattgcaggaGTCAGACTTGCAAAACAGAGGCAGGGCGACAAGCTCAGGAATGGGTTTTCCAGGAGAAAAGCTTGCGAAAGCGACAACACAACAAGAGACATAGCCGTGAAGATGGGGGATAGCAGCAGGGCACAGGTGACAGCTGCTGTTTGCAACTGTGGGTCATGAGGAGTGATGTACATGGCAACGTTGACACTGCAACTCAGGTACATGTCAGAGACATCTGCTAAGCTGTTCTGTGGAGGACTCTCTCTGAAATATGAGGGAAACATCTCCAGAGGCAGGACCAGGAGCTACTGCTGCTCAGCTGGCATATTGTGTGGATCATTACTGAGCTTTGGGAGACATGGATTGACAGTCCACAGCTGTATAATTGCTTTACAACCCTTCTGCTCCACCTCCACTAGTGCTGAGCCTGCTCCGTCTCTCTGGAGTCAGTATGTCTGCAAAGAGCTGAGGGGGTCCCACAGAGGGGAATGAGATATGGACACACTCAGGCAAGTCTTCGTACGCAGTGCAAAAAGGGAACTGTTTCCATGTGACAGGCATCTTGGCCACGGCAAACACACCCTGCCTGGGGAGAAGGAGCCAGCCTGTCATCAgagca
This region includes:
- the ERLIN1 gene encoding erlin-1, whose amino-acid sequence is MTMAQTGAIIAAAAGLLVFFLYFSIHKVEEGHLAVYYRGGALLSSPSGPGYHIMLPFITTFKSVQTTLQTDEVKNVPCGTSGGVMIYIDRIEVVNKLAPYAVYDIVRNYTADYDKTLIFNKIHHELNQFCSAHTLQEVYIELFDQIDENLKLALQKDLNVMAPGLTIQAVRVTKPKIPEAIRRNFELMEAEKTKLLIAAQKQKVVEKEAETDRKKALIEAEKAAQVARIHYQQKIMEKETEKRISEIEDAAFLAREKAKADAEYYTARKLADSNKLKLTPEYLELIKYQAIAANSKLYFGDRIPNMFLDSCAFQQANLRTAQETSLPSQEAPQTSGESHLRAKESTG